One Rubripirellula reticaptiva genomic region harbors:
- a CDS encoding ribosomal maturation YjgA family protein: MPALKHSLRRTVHFGLMLAVIVLGLASRQYSLSLPNFVASYAGDLLWALMVYLGLGVLIPATKIRRRVIIALLFSYAIEFSQLYHAPWINEIRQTRLGGLVLGFSYLTSDLVCYTLGIAIGAAGEIGLNRWTCGSPEHDSESST, from the coding sequence ATGCCTGCCTTGAAACATTCGTTGCGACGGACGGTGCACTTTGGCCTGATGTTGGCGGTCATTGTCTTGGGATTGGCGTCCCGCCAATATTCGCTGTCGTTGCCAAACTTCGTTGCGTCGTACGCGGGTGACCTTTTGTGGGCGTTGATGGTTTACCTGGGGCTGGGTGTTTTGATTCCAGCGACGAAGATACGCCGCCGAGTGATCATTGCGTTGCTGTTTTCCTACGCGATTGAATTCTCGCAGCTCTATCACGCACCTTGGATCAACGAAATCCGACAAACCCGACTCGGCGGACTCGTGCTGGGATTTAGTTACTTGACGAGCGACTTGGTCTGCTACACGCTGGGCATCGCAATTGGTGCAGCGGGTGAAATTGGTTTGAACCGATGGACCTGTGGTTCGCCCGAGCATGACAGCGAGAGCTCGACTTAG
- a CDS encoding sulfatase-like hydrolase/transferase has protein sequence MKTALLSFLFLVLAGARAFGTDQPNIVFLFADDQTTSTVGCYGNDIIQTPNIDALAARGTRFENAFVSQSICWVSRTTILTGLTGRSYGTASNPEMARADAVETLYTDILRDHGYRTGFFGKWHAKMPKGFRTEDHFDEMKVIGRNPYYKRQADGTLRHETDVIVDRGIDFVRSQPKDKPFALNLWFNACHAEDSDRRPGIGHFPWPRELDGMYEDVTIAPPRLSDPAVFDALPDFLKTTINRERYFWRWNTDEKYQTNMRAYYRMVTGIDRAIGRFLGALDEAGLAENTIVVYTADNGYYLANRGLAGKWSHFEESLRVPMIIADPRVPADQQGKTSDAIVQNLDLPSTFLDWSGAEIPERYQGRSLTPIVNDKKPADWRTESFHEHFAVRNRIPAFEGLRNEKFKYVRYFDNDNHEFLHDLQRDPDELVNLASDPAHAKMVAAMRSRTTKLVDELGGPLDPLAGQFSDSTVPHPAASASVGARADKDGFMSVFDGKSLRGWSAMSDDADAKYWTVEDGAMTGRTDGSLKMNHFITWENSTIQNFDLRVKVKVSAGGNSGLQYRGTSRPDFGLDVVTGYQCDVVADNPNYNGMLYEEKGRRILSHTGEKVIIDTDGSPWVVDQFPVKEFEADQWHDYRVLVQGNHHQHWIDGHPTADLIDLDENGRSLEGVLAVQVHVGPPMKIQYKDFKIKHLPDDLPLIGADKAKIPPTAHGVRPQAKLPKDWQPPIYGDRN, from the coding sequence ATGAAAACCGCTCTCCTTTCGTTTTTGTTTCTCGTCCTAGCCGGCGCGCGAGCGTTCGGCACGGATCAACCAAACATCGTTTTCTTGTTTGCCGATGACCAAACAACCAGTACGGTTGGTTGCTACGGCAACGACATAATCCAAACGCCGAATATCGACGCGTTGGCTGCACGTGGCACTCGGTTCGAGAACGCATTCGTTTCTCAATCGATCTGCTGGGTCAGCCGAACAACGATCCTGACGGGTTTAACAGGACGCAGTTACGGAACGGCGTCAAATCCAGAAATGGCTCGCGCCGATGCTGTCGAGACTCTGTACACCGACATCCTGCGCGACCACGGTTATCGGACAGGATTCTTCGGCAAGTGGCACGCCAAGATGCCCAAGGGATTCCGGACCGAAGATCACTTCGACGAAATGAAGGTAATCGGCCGAAATCCTTACTACAAACGACAAGCCGATGGGACTCTTCGGCACGAAACCGATGTGATTGTCGATCGCGGGATCGATTTCGTTCGGTCACAGCCCAAGGACAAGCCGTTCGCGTTGAACCTGTGGTTCAACGCCTGTCACGCTGAAGATAGCGACCGACGGCCCGGCATCGGCCATTTCCCTTGGCCGCGAGAACTCGATGGGATGTACGAGGATGTCACGATCGCGCCCCCTCGGCTTAGCGATCCGGCCGTTTTTGATGCGTTACCCGATTTTTTGAAAACGACGATCAATCGCGAGCGTTACTTTTGGCGTTGGAACACGGACGAGAAGTATCAAACCAACATGCGAGCTTATTACCGAATGGTGACCGGCATCGACCGCGCGATTGGTCGCTTCCTGGGCGCACTGGACGAGGCCGGGTTGGCAGAAAACACGATCGTCGTCTACACGGCCGACAACGGTTACTACCTTGCTAACCGGGGCCTTGCTGGCAAGTGGTCGCACTTCGAAGAATCGCTGCGAGTTCCGATGATCATCGCTGACCCGCGCGTTCCGGCCGATCAACAAGGGAAAACGTCCGACGCGATTGTGCAAAACTTGGACTTACCTTCGACGTTTCTGGATTGGTCCGGTGCCGAAATCCCCGAGCGATATCAGGGGCGAAGTTTGACGCCGATCGTCAATGACAAGAAGCCTGCGGATTGGCGTACTGAATCTTTCCACGAACACTTTGCCGTTCGCAATCGAATTCCGGCGTTTGAGGGACTGCGAAACGAGAAGTTCAAGTATGTGCGTTACTTTGACAACGACAATCACGAGTTTTTGCACGATCTGCAGCGCGATCCGGACGAGTTGGTGAACCTGGCTAGCGATCCGGCGCATGCTAAAATGGTCGCGGCGATGAGATCTCGCACGACAAAGTTGGTCGACGAATTGGGCGGGCCGCTGGATCCGTTAGCCGGACAGTTTAGCGACTCAACCGTTCCCCATCCCGCTGCATCGGCAAGTGTCGGTGCTCGTGCTGACAAGGATGGCTTTATGTCGGTCTTTGACGGCAAGTCGCTGCGTGGTTGGTCGGCGATGTCCGACGATGCGGATGCCAAGTACTGGACCGTCGAAGATGGCGCGATGACAGGCCGAACGGACGGATCGCTAAAGATGAACCACTTCATTACCTGGGAAAACTCGACGATTCAAAACTTTGATCTGCGAGTGAAGGTGAAAGTGTCCGCGGGTGGGAACAGCGGACTGCAGTATCGCGGAACGTCGCGCCCAGACTTCGGTCTTGATGTCGTGACGGGATACCAGTGCGATGTGGTGGCAGACAATCCAAACTACAACGGCATGCTGTACGAAGAAAAGGGACGCCGCATTCTGTCGCACACAGGCGAGAAGGTCATCATCGACACCGACGGATCACCCTGGGTCGTTGACCAATTCCCGGTCAAAGAATTCGAAGCCGACCAGTGGCACGACTACCGCGTGCTGGTCCAAGGAAATCATCACCAGCATTGGATCGACGGTCATCCGACAGCAGATCTGATTGACCTGGACGAGAACGGCCGGTCGCTCGAAGGAGTGCTGGCGGTTCAAGTCCACGTCGGACCACCGATGAAGATTCAGTACAAGGACTTCAAGATCAAGCATCTGCCCGACGATCTGCCACTGATTGGTGCCGACAAAGCAAAAATCCCTCCAACCGCCCACGGCGTTCGTCCTCAAGCCAAGCTGCCCAAAGATTGGCAACCGCCGATTTACGGCGACCGGAACTAG
- a CDS encoding sulfatase family protein — protein sequence MHPIRFKLSVTLVLASFSLLRVLPTVADDGRPNIILIFTDDQGYQDLGCFGSTTIKTPNLDAMANEGVRLTNFYAQPVCGVSRAALMTGSYPIRVGEPGNVKRLHTVPHPQETTIAEMLKTAGYATGIIGKWHLGLSGPAGDDASTMPNAQGFDYFYGTPRYNGATVYVDDSKLRSPILRNQEVVVEAVADWDHITADYTREAIKWIEAKRDQPFFLYLAHNMPHIPLGASENFKGKSAGGFYGDTIEELDWSCGQIFETLKRLNIDEKTLVVFTSDNGPWVETTRAMQPDAAAFIPRDHSGNADPLRGWKMSAWDGGCRVPFIARWPGMIPAGWTSAELLSTMDLMPTFAKLAKAKRPTVTIDGKDGSDFLLRKTPTSPRNEYFYYSGCLLTGVRSGQWKLVLPRAKSPQGLGWWGRMIEAVPESMLFDLEADPGETTNVASQHPQTVTELMKRIEWARTELGDLDRTGSGARMFEKGPRKLQVSPRRKVSAK from the coding sequence ATGCACCCCATTCGATTCAAACTCTCCGTCACGTTGGTGTTGGCATCATTTTCATTGCTGCGTGTTTTGCCAACGGTAGCCGACGATGGTCGTCCAAACATCATTTTGATCTTCACGGACGATCAAGGCTACCAGGACCTGGGTTGCTTTGGTTCGACGACGATCAAGACGCCGAACTTGGACGCAATGGCAAATGAGGGCGTGCGACTGACCAATTTTTATGCACAGCCGGTCTGCGGTGTTTCGCGTGCGGCGCTGATGACGGGGTCGTATCCGATCCGCGTCGGCGAACCGGGCAATGTCAAACGACTGCATACGGTGCCGCATCCGCAAGAAACGACGATCGCCGAAATGTTGAAAACGGCGGGCTACGCTACTGGCATTATCGGCAAGTGGCACTTGGGTTTGAGCGGCCCGGCGGGCGACGACGCATCGACAATGCCGAACGCACAGGGGTTTGACTATTTCTACGGCACGCCGAGATACAACGGAGCCACGGTTTACGTAGACGACTCGAAACTTCGCAGTCCTATCCTGCGGAATCAGGAAGTAGTGGTCGAAGCCGTTGCGGACTGGGACCACATCACGGCAGACTACACCCGCGAAGCGATCAAGTGGATCGAAGCCAAACGCGATCAGCCTTTCTTCCTGTACCTGGCTCACAACATGCCCCACATTCCCCTGGGTGCATCGGAGAATTTTAAAGGCAAGTCGGCCGGTGGTTTCTATGGCGACACGATCGAAGAACTTGATTGGTCATGTGGTCAGATCTTTGAAACGCTAAAACGGCTAAATATCGACGAGAAAACGTTGGTGGTTTTCACGTCTGACAACGGGCCGTGGGTTGAAACAACGCGAGCGATGCAGCCCGACGCGGCCGCGTTCATCCCTCGCGACCATAGCGGCAACGCGGATCCGCTGCGTGGTTGGAAAATGTCGGCTTGGGACGGTGGTTGCCGTGTGCCCTTCATCGCCCGCTGGCCGGGCATGATTCCGGCCGGCTGGACATCGGCCGAGCTACTCAGCACGATGGACTTGATGCCGACGTTTGCGAAACTTGCGAAAGCCAAACGACCAACTGTAACGATCGATGGCAAGGATGGTAGTGATTTCTTGCTAAGGAAAACACCAACGAGTCCACGAAACGAATACTTTTATTACTCCGGTTGCCTGCTAACCGGTGTCCGCAGCGGACAGTGGAAGTTGGTGCTTCCGCGAGCGAAATCGCCTCAAGGTTTGGGATGGTGGGGTCGGATGATCGAAGCGGTTCCGGAATCGATGCTTTTCGATCTGGAAGCCGATCCAGGTGAGACAACGAATGTCGCTAGCCAGCATCCGCAGACGGTAACGGAACTCATGAAGCGGATCGAATGGGCGAGAACCGAACTCGGTGATCTCGACCGCACCGGCAGCGGTGCGAGGATGTTCGAGAAGGGCCCTCGAAAACTGCAGGTTTCACCCAGGCGAAAAGTGTCGGCAAAATGA
- a CDS encoding Gfo/Idh/MocA family protein, translating to MRRIIKLLGFGFLLASVLRVAHADDAAATTIRIGLIGLDTSHSPALVKTFNDPNPKDDSFAGQRIVAAYPFGSRTIESSASRIPKYTEEVKQQGVEIVDSIEQLLAKVDCVLLETNDGTLHLEQALQIFRASKPVFIDKPTGSNLAEVLAIFRAAKHYDVPMFSSSSLRFSSGAQAIRNGKVGRVLGCNSYSPCAIEPSHVDLFWYGIHGVETLYTCMGSGCESVAHTSTGDFEFSSGVWNDGRIGTFRGIRSGKSGYGGTVFGETAIEGIGSYDGYRPLFVEIAKFFRTHQSPIDDAETIEIYAFMQAASESKNAGGIPIRIDHVMNQAEQAATKLLANELQ from the coding sequence ATGCGTCGAATTATCAAACTTCTTGGTTTCGGTTTTCTGTTGGCAAGCGTTCTTCGGGTCGCGCACGCTGATGATGCAGCGGCAACGACGATTCGAATCGGGTTGATCGGGCTCGATACATCTCATTCGCCGGCGCTGGTGAAGACGTTCAACGACCCGAATCCGAAAGACGACTCGTTTGCTGGCCAGCGGATTGTGGCGGCGTATCCGTTTGGCAGCCGAACGATCGAATCGAGTGCTAGCCGAATCCCGAAGTACACCGAAGAAGTCAAACAGCAGGGCGTCGAGATCGTTGACTCGATCGAACAACTTCTCGCCAAAGTGGACTGCGTGCTGCTAGAGACCAACGATGGGACACTGCATCTCGAACAAGCGTTGCAGATTTTCCGAGCGTCCAAGCCGGTCTTCATTGACAAGCCGACGGGGTCGAACCTGGCGGAAGTGCTCGCGATTTTTCGAGCCGCAAAACACTACGACGTGCCAATGTTTTCTTCTTCATCACTGCGGTTCAGCAGCGGGGCTCAGGCCATTCGAAACGGGAAAGTCGGCCGCGTCTTAGGTTGCAATAGCTACAGCCCCTGCGCGATCGAGCCATCGCACGTTGATCTGTTTTGGTACGGCATCCACGGCGTCGAGACGTTGTACACGTGCATGGGATCCGGTTGCGAGTCGGTGGCTCACACGTCGACGGGCGACTTTGAATTTTCCAGCGGCGTGTGGAACGATGGACGCATCGGAACTTTCCGCGGCATTCGATCTGGAAAGTCAGGCTACGGTGGAACCGTTTTTGGCGAAACCGCCATCGAAGGCATCGGTTCCTACGATGGCTATCGACCGCTTTTCGTGGAAATCGCAAAGTTCTTCCGCACGCATCAATCGCCAATCGACGACGCCGAAACGATCGAGATCTACGCCTTCATGCAAGCAGCCTCTGAAAGCAAGAATGCCGGCGGCATTCCCATCAGGATCGATCACGTTATGAACCAGGCCGAGCAAGCGGCGACAAAATTACTGGCGAACGAGTTGCAGTAG
- a CDS encoding 3-keto-disaccharide hydrolase produces MRRLLLVPALLLFSFSFAGVVDGEEYLNGITWTPTPIVAPGATDDAPPADAVVLFDGTDFSHWNGAESWTIEDGAAVVGKRQITSKEEFGDCQVHVEWSAPLPAKGKGQGRGNSGIFLMGRYELQVLDSYDNETYFDGQAGAIYKQTPPAVNAMRPPGEWNTYDIAWTAPRFNEDGTLKSPAAITVLHNGVLIQNNFQLKGDTPFNRAPEYKAHGEKGPISIQDHNNPVRFRNIWVREFKAAQGEATEAPHLR; encoded by the coding sequence ATGCGTCGTTTGCTTCTTGTTCCCGCCTTGTTGCTGTTTTCGTTTTCCTTTGCCGGTGTTGTTGACGGCGAGGAGTATTTGAATGGCATCACCTGGACGCCAACGCCCATCGTTGCACCAGGTGCGACCGATGATGCACCGCCGGCTGATGCAGTTGTCTTGTTCGACGGCACGGATTTTTCGCACTGGAATGGCGCCGAGAGCTGGACGATCGAAGACGGCGCGGCTGTGGTCGGCAAACGTCAAATCACCAGCAAGGAAGAGTTTGGCGATTGCCAAGTTCACGTCGAATGGTCAGCCCCGCTTCCCGCAAAGGGAAAAGGGCAAGGCCGCGGCAACAGCGGAATTTTCTTGATGGGACGATACGAGCTGCAGGTGCTCGATTCCTACGACAACGAAACCTATTTCGATGGCCAAGCGGGCGCGATTTACAAACAAACACCTCCGGCCGTGAACGCGATGCGGCCACCGGGCGAGTGGAACACGTACGACATCGCCTGGACGGCGCCGCGCTTCAACGAAGACGGAACGCTGAAGTCGCCCGCTGCGATCACAGTGCTGCACAATGGCGTGTTGATCCAAAACAATTTTCAGTTGAAGGGTGACACACCGTTCAATCGGGCACCTGAATACAAGGCACACGGCGAGAAGGGACCGATCTCGATCCAGGACCACAACAACCCGGTCCGTTTCCGCAACATTTGGGTCCGTGAATTCAAAGCGGCACAGGGCGAGGCTACTGAAGCGCCGCATCTGCGATAA
- a CDS encoding sulfatase, with amino-acid sequence MLVGLAVHPPISALGADQETQPNFVVFLVDDLGYMDVGANNPDCFYETPNINRLSESGMRFTDGYAANPVCSPTRFSLMTGRYPTRVRATNFFSGKRSGRFNPAPLNDNMPLDEITIAQALKANGYGTFFAGKWHLGESKEYFPQNRGFDINIGGHTKGGPYTGKKYFAPFENPEMEVESPAGDHLPDRLARDTAAFIDANKDKPFLAYLSFYSVHTPLMGRPDLVAKYKAKADKINGVEFAEEEQVTGVTPRKVRVLQKHAVYAAMVEAMDQAVGKVLKQLDDSGVADNTVVIFTSDNGGLSTSEGSPTSNLPLRGGKGWVYEGGIREPWIIRYPGVTTPGSVSAEPICSIDLFPTIASAANIKVDHEIDGIDVRPALDGKSLDREALFWHYPHYSNQGGIPGGAIRMGNFKLFERYEDGRVHLYDLASDIGESHDLATDMPDRVTMMRNRLHQWYESVDAKFLQPKGNAIPWSPASAE; translated from the coding sequence ATGCTTGTTGGACTGGCTGTCCATCCGCCGATTTCGGCCTTGGGTGCCGACCAAGAAACGCAACCTAATTTCGTTGTCTTCCTGGTCGATGATCTCGGGTACATGGACGTGGGTGCGAACAATCCCGATTGCTTCTACGAGACTCCGAACATCAACCGCTTGTCGGAATCGGGCATGCGTTTCACCGACGGATACGCCGCCAATCCAGTCTGCTCGCCGACACGATTCAGTTTGATGACTGGCCGATATCCGACGCGTGTTCGCGCCACAAACTTTTTCTCTGGCAAGCGTAGTGGCCGGTTCAATCCTGCGCCGCTGAACGACAACATGCCGTTGGACGAAATAACGATCGCCCAGGCACTGAAAGCAAACGGCTACGGAACTTTCTTCGCCGGAAAATGGCACCTCGGTGAATCGAAAGAGTACTTTCCTCAGAACCGTGGCTTCGACATCAATATCGGCGGTCACACTAAGGGCGGCCCTTACACGGGCAAGAAGTACTTTGCACCGTTCGAAAATCCTGAGATGGAAGTCGAAAGTCCCGCTGGCGATCACCTGCCCGACCGCTTGGCTCGTGATACCGCTGCGTTCATCGATGCGAACAAAGACAAACCGTTTCTCGCCTATTTGTCGTTCTATTCGGTTCACACTCCGTTGATGGGACGTCCCGATTTGGTCGCAAAGTACAAAGCCAAAGCTGATAAAATCAATGGTGTGGAGTTTGCGGAAGAAGAACAAGTGACTGGCGTCACGCCACGAAAGGTACGTGTGCTGCAAAAACATGCCGTCTATGCAGCCATGGTCGAAGCGATGGATCAAGCGGTCGGCAAAGTGCTGAAACAACTTGATGATTCAGGCGTCGCCGACAACACAGTTGTAATCTTCACGTCCGACAATGGCGGACTTTCAACATCCGAAGGATCACCGACCAGCAACTTGCCACTGCGCGGTGGAAAGGGCTGGGTCTACGAGGGCGGGATTCGTGAGCCTTGGATCATTCGATATCCCGGCGTCACGACGCCAGGTTCCGTGTCGGCGGAACCGATTTGTTCCATCGATTTGTTTCCTACGATCGCTTCAGCCGCCAACATCAAAGTTGATCACGAAATCGACGGGATCGACGTTCGGCCTGCGCTTGACGGCAAATCGCTTGATCGTGAAGCTTTGTTTTGGCACTACCCGCACTACAGCAATCAAGGCGGCATACCGGGCGGTGCGATCCGCATGGGCAACTTTAAATTGTTCGAACGCTACGAGGATGGCCGTGTTCATCTCTACGATCTTGCATCCGACATCGGCGAATCACATGACTTGGCAACCGACATGCCCGATCGCGTAACGATGATGCGAAACCGTTTGCATCAGTGGTACGAATCCGTCGATGCAAAGTTCCTGCAACCGAAGGGGAACGCGATCCCATGGAGTCCCGCTTCCGCCGAATAG
- a CDS encoding peroxidase family protein, protein MAKFWNHWNVRPKPSQRNGRKRKSQHRRSRAENLETRQLLAANLFHNELMPEDVNEDGVVSALDALAIINQMSRQSADGNTASTDSATDTQPSRGRMTDVNNDGRNSSLDALMVINRIARDRGRLNTPSDRPPNDQTPTDETDAEAAEVRSIDGTGNNVENPELGSTDTALLRVVESDYADGISKPSGEDRPSAREISNTLSAADPEGTTSQRNLTSFVFAWGQFLDHDIDLSLSPADSDDAESFDIEVPLGDPLFDPFSTGEATIHLTRSAVADGTGTSTDNPAEQVNSITAWIDGSQVYGSDQETSDSLREFVGGRLLVTDDGLLPSNDNGGILAGDIRAAENIVLTSMHALFVREHNRLAEEISTANPDLTDEEIFQEARAQVIAEIQSITINEYLPALLGEDALSEYEGYDSTVDPSIANEFSTAAFRFGHTTLNDNFRLVDNDGNDIAEPIALADAFFQPNILDETGIDSLLKYASSTLSQEIDLEVVDGLRNFLFGAPGSGGLDLVSLNIQRGRDHGLADYNSTRQAYGLDPVESFAEITSDTEVQAKLESLYSDVNNIDLWVGLLAEDHTENGSLGETATAIITDQFERLRDGDRLWYENVLSESEIAEVESTSLADIIERNTGLDSLQENVFFFAPTVTGTVLAETTVIQDDTLLSANSVSEADLDLLAADQVRSAPGQPSGPLSADPLAGGRGNNGQRPGNSKPNGQPTDQLSPLAGMTVELLDSDGNVVDTAVTDDAGVFIFNDFDQSGSYVIQMAATNEVTTTGNDTFEFTISSGKERLAGLNFYVTV, encoded by the coding sequence ATGGCAAAATTCTGGAACCATTGGAATGTACGTCCCAAACCGTCTCAAAGAAACGGGCGTAAACGAAAGTCTCAGCATCGCCGATCGCGAGCAGAGAATCTAGAAACACGCCAACTGCTGGCCGCCAATCTCTTTCACAATGAGCTGATGCCCGAAGACGTCAACGAGGACGGCGTCGTATCGGCACTCGACGCGCTCGCAATCATCAACCAGATGAGTCGCCAATCAGCCGATGGCAATACTGCTTCGACGGATTCTGCGACCGATACCCAACCCAGTCGTGGACGGATGACAGACGTCAATAACGACGGGCGGAACAGTTCGCTAGACGCGTTGATGGTCATCAACCGAATAGCCCGAGATCGCGGTCGACTTAATACACCAAGCGATCGTCCGCCAAACGATCAAACGCCAACGGACGAAACAGACGCCGAGGCTGCCGAAGTCCGCTCGATCGATGGTACTGGAAACAACGTCGAGAACCCGGAACTTGGTTCCACCGATACTGCATTGCTACGCGTAGTCGAAAGCGACTACGCAGACGGCATCTCGAAACCATCCGGCGAAGACCGCCCCAGTGCACGTGAAATCAGCAACACGCTTTCGGCGGCTGATCCTGAAGGCACGACAAGCCAGCGCAATCTGACCTCGTTCGTGTTCGCTTGGGGACAGTTCCTGGATCACGACATTGACCTGTCCCTGTCCCCCGCCGATTCCGACGACGCCGAATCGTTTGACATCGAAGTTCCTCTAGGTGATCCGCTGTTCGATCCGTTCTCGACCGGCGAGGCAACGATCCACTTGACTCGGTCAGCCGTCGCCGATGGAACTGGCACGTCGACGGACAATCCGGCCGAACAAGTCAATTCGATCACCGCGTGGATCGATGGTTCGCAGGTCTACGGCAGCGATCAGGAAACGTCAGATTCGCTTCGTGAATTCGTCGGTGGTCGATTACTCGTAACTGATGACGGTTTGCTGCCAAGCAACGATAACGGAGGTATTCTGGCGGGCGACATTCGGGCCGCTGAGAACATCGTGCTGACGTCGATGCACGCTCTGTTCGTGCGCGAACACAACCGTTTGGCCGAAGAAATCTCGACCGCAAATCCAGATCTCACTGACGAAGAAATCTTCCAAGAAGCACGTGCCCAAGTGATCGCTGAAATTCAGTCGATCACGATCAACGAATACTTGCCGGCTCTGTTGGGCGAGGACGCGTTGTCCGAATACGAGGGATATGATTCGACCGTGGATCCATCGATCGCGAATGAATTCTCGACCGCCGCGTTCCGTTTCGGTCACACGACGCTGAACGACAACTTCCGTTTAGTTGACAATGACGGCAACGACATCGCCGAACCAATCGCACTTGCCGATGCGTTCTTCCAACCCAACATTTTGGATGAAACGGGCATCGACTCGCTACTGAAGTACGCATCGTCGACGCTGTCGCAAGAGATCGACTTGGAAGTTGTTGATGGGTTGCGAAACTTCTTGTTCGGTGCACCCGGTTCAGGCGGATTGGACTTGGTTTCGCTGAATATTCAACGAGGCCGCGATCACGGGCTGGCCGACTACAACTCGACCCGTCAAGCATACGGGTTGGATCCCGTTGAATCCTTCGCCGAGATCACCAGCGATACAGAAGTGCAAGCGAAACTTGAATCGCTCTACAGCGACGTCAACAACATCGACTTGTGGGTCGGGTTGTTAGCTGAAGATCATACCGAGAACGGATCGCTTGGCGAAACAGCCACGGCAATCATCACGGACCAGTTCGAACGACTGCGTGATGGTGACCGGTTGTGGTACGAGAACGTGCTGAGCGAAAGTGAAATCGCAGAAGTCGAAAGCACGTCGCTTGCTGACATCATCGAGCGGAACACCGGACTGGATTCGTTGCAAGAAAACGTCTTCTTCTTCGCACCCACGGTGACAGGAACCGTACTCGCTGAAACCACTGTCATTCAAGACGACACGCTCCTGAGCGCGAATTCGGTCAGCGAAGCGGATCTGGATTTGTTGGCCGCCGATCAGGTGCGAAGTGCGCCTGGTCAGCCCAGCGGGCCACTATCTGCCGATCCGCTTGCCGGTGGCCGAGGAAACAATGGGCAGCGTCCCGGCAATTCTAAACCGAACGGTCAACCCACAGACCAACTGAGTCCGCTTGCGGGCATGACGGTCGAGTTGCTTGATTCGGACGGCAACGTCGTCGATACTGCGGTTACTGACGACGCGGGCGTTTTCATATTCAACGACTTCGATCAATCGGGATCGTACGTCATTCAAATGGCGGCAACGAATGAGGTTACCACCACCGGCAATGACACGTTCGAATTTACGATCAGCAGCGGCAAAGAACGCTTGGCCGGCCTGAACTTCTATGTGACCGTCTAG
- a CDS encoding DUF1559 family PulG-like putative transporter: protein MQRKRISTGLGRTALTMIELLVVISIIGVMMALLLPAVQASRESARQTKCINNLKQIGLAIHNFESQRKELPPSRNYDHFTSWAFLILPHLEQTALPDQWDAQLKYYYQSDTARLTQIPFYYCPSRRDANVISTAGDDIVSPYESSDHVPGTVSDYACSAGHGPPGIWNWIHSNGAFIMGDGVTDPPTVPAGNFPPPQARLVTWKSRTTFASITDGTSNTIFVGEKHVRPSGQGISPEDGAIYNGDHPANFSRCGGPGYPLARFPTDRFETNFGSYHVGGVNFVFGDGSVRTLNTHISTDVLGKLTNRNDHEVVTDP from the coding sequence ATGCAACGAAAACGAATCTCGACCGGCTTGGGACGAACCGCCCTGACGATGATTGAATTGCTGGTCGTGATTTCGATCATTGGCGTGATGATGGCTCTGTTGTTGCCGGCCGTTCAGGCTTCACGAGAATCAGCGAGACAAACCAAGTGCATCAACAACTTGAAACAGATCGGTTTGGCGATTCACAATTTTGAATCCCAGCGAAAAGAACTCCCGCCCAGTCGCAACTATGACCACTTCACTTCGTGGGCGTTCTTGATCCTTCCCCATCTGGAACAAACCGCGCTTCCGGACCAATGGGACGCCCAACTGAAGTACTACTACCAGAGCGATACTGCGCGGCTGACTCAGATCCCCTTTTACTATTGCCCGTCTCGTCGCGATGCGAATGTCATCAGCACGGCAGGCGATGACATCGTGTCACCGTACGAGAGCAGCGACCATGTTCCAGGTACTGTTTCCGACTACGCCTGTTCAGCGGGACACGGCCCGCCCGGGATTTGGAATTGGATTCATTCCAATGGTGCGTTCATCATGGGAGACGGAGTGACTGATCCACCGACCGTTCCGGCTGGCAACTTCCCGCCGCCGCAAGCTCGCCTGGTGACTTGGAAAAGTCGCACGACGTTCGCCAGCATTACCGATGGGACCAGCAACACGATCTTTGTCGGTGAAAAGCACGTGCGTCCATCGGGACAAGGGATCTCGCCCGAGGACGGCGCGATCTACAACGGCGATCATCCCGCCAACTTCTCGCGTTGTGGTGGACCGGGCTATCCACTGGCTCGTTTCCCAACTGATCGGTTTGAAACAAACTTTGGCAGCTATCACGTTGGCGGTGTCAATTTTGTGTTCGGCGACGGCAGTGTGCGCACCCTGAACACTCACATTTCAACCGATGTGCTGGGCAAGTTGACCAACCGAAACGATCACGAAGTTGTGACCGACCCTTAG